In Indicator indicator isolate 239-I01 chromosome 29, UM_Iind_1.1, whole genome shotgun sequence, the following are encoded in one genomic region:
- the TEPSIN gene encoding AP-4 complex accessory subunit tepsin: MAAPLRDRLSFLSRLPVLLRGTADDDVPCPGYLFEEIAKISHESPGSSQCLLEYLLNRLQSNSCHVKLKVLKILLHTCTQGSPQFILQLKRNACFIREAAVFSGPPDPLHGNSLNQKVRAAAQDLASILFSDTPLPQPAVLSARPLPPTGMGSSPSPCSSLQGFGFSGEKSGPASTGEALLSTIQRAAEAVAHAVLPSSEGPQPHHGELQEDSYEPVRAPSPARSPPGAVKPPAATVARSTRVRHQPGLAGGGWEEADSGHSSQDSSQGHGELSRTSDSCSRSGSDSHSRASRELPQGAERVDTDSLGDCLREVNLVSALTHGARVFLTREEAQHFVKECGLLNCEVVLELLSRALEDPTDSVRMRSMCAISSLMCSDLLSLDQIFAVTRQHLQQLSQGSPGPVANRATKILRQFEALCRGQPSPKKPDPSALAMGSARCPGDLLADIPALAESILIPLSPAPLPVPPSPCSEEQGLEAETQEQPSAAVPACPCEQEVVSRLAGDTLGTPTPSHTLSLFAGMELVARPGTVLCSDSLLEEPRTLSQPQDRQMDTEGSQQPSAFAFLNM, translated from the exons ATGGCGGCGCCGCTGAGGGACCGGTTGAGTTTCCTGAGCCGG cTGCCGGTGCTGCTCCGAGGCACGGCGGACGACGACGTCCCCTGCCCCGGGTACCTGTTTGAGGAGATCGCCA AGATCTCCCACGAGTCACCTGGCAGCAGCCAATGCCTGCTGGAATATCTCCTCAACCGGCTGCAGAGCAACTCCTGCCATGTCAAGCTGAAG GTGCTGAAGATCCTGCTGCACACATGCACCCAGGGCTCCCCCCAGTTCAtcctgcagctgaagaggaatGCCTGCTTCATCCGGGAGGCAGCAG TGTTCTCTGGGCCCCCAGATCCCCTCCATGGCAACAGCTTGAACCAGAAGGTCCGAGCAGCTGCACAG GACTTGGCCAGTATTCTCTTTTCAGATACACCACTCCCACAGCCTGCCGTGCTGTCTGCCCGTCCCCTGCCTCCCACGG GCAtgggctccagccccagcccctgcagctcctTGCAAGGATTCGGCTTCAGCGGTGAGAAAAGCGGCCCTG CATCAACCGGGGaagccctgctcagcaccatccaGCGAGCAGCTGAGGCCGTGGCCCATGCTGTGCTCCCCTCCTCAGAGGGGCCCCAGCCTCACCACGGGGAGCTTCAGGAAGATTCCTATGAGCCTGTGCGAGCTCCTTCCCCTGCCAGGAGCCCACCTGGGGCGGtgaagccaccagcagccactgTGGCCCGCAGCACCCGAG TGAGgcaccagccagggctggctgggggcGGCTGGGAGGAGGCAGACAGTGGGCACAGCTCCCAGGACTCCTCGCAGGGGCACGGTGAGCTGAGCCGCACCTCGGACTCCTGCAGCAGGTCAGGCAGCGACAGCCACTCCAGGGCCAGCCGGGAGCTGCCCCAAGGGGCTGAGAG ggtgGACACCGACAGCCTGGGTGACTGCCTGCGGGAGGTGAACCTGGTGTCAGCACTGACCCACGGTGCCAGGGTCTTCCTCACCAGGGAGGAAGCACAGCACTTCGTCAAGGA GTGTGGGCTGCTGAACTGTGAggtggtgctggagctgctcagccgGGCTCTGGAGGACCCCACTGACAGTGTCCGCATG AGGTCCATGTGTGCCATCTCCTCACTCATGTGCTCTGACTTGCTCTCCCTGGATCAGATCTTTGCTGTGACTcggcagcacctccagcagctcagccaaggCAGCCCTGGCCCCGTCGCCAACCGAGCAACCAAG ATCCTGCGGCAGTTTGAGGCTCTCTGCAGGGGCCAACCTTCCCCAAAGAAACCAGACCCCTCCGCCCTGGCCATGGGCTCAGCCCGGTGCCCTGGGGACCTGCTGGCAGacatcccagccctggcagagagcaTCCTCATCCCACTGAGCCCAGCCCCGCTCCCTGTgcctccctcaccctgcagcGAGGAGCAAGGGCTGGAAGCGGAGACCCAGGAGCAGCCCAGTGCTGCGGtgccagcctgtccctgtgagcaggaggtggtgagcaggctggcaggggaCACTCTGGGCACACCTACACCCTCCCACACCCTGTCCCTCTTCGCTGGTATGGAGCTAGTGGCTCGGCCTGGCACGGTGCTCTGCTCGGACTCTCTGCTAGAAGAGCCACGGACACTGTCCCAGCCCCAGGACAGACAGATGGACACAGAGGGCAGCCAACAGCCCTCGGCCTTTGCCTTTCTCAACATGTAG